The following proteins are co-located in the Hevea brasiliensis isolate MT/VB/25A 57/8 chromosome 11, ASM3005281v1, whole genome shotgun sequence genome:
- the LOC110650308 gene encoding NAC domain-containing protein 73 yields MTWCNNNSVDERAIHLITASPKETTVIDPKIDEFRTLTCPSCGHNIELQDQAAGGIIHDLPGLPAGVKFDPTDQEILEHLEAMVLSDMRKLHPLIDEFIPTIEGENGICYTHPEKLPGVSNDGQVRHFFHRPSKAYTTGTRKRRKVHTDEDGSETRWHKTGKTRPVFIGGIVKGYKKILVLYTNYGRQRKPEKTNWVMHQYHLGNNEEEKDGELVVSKVFYQTQPRQCGSSIKDSLDQNLKNRIGHDNTTISKNPALVDYYNPAFMSYDHGSHNRESPPQLIPNMVIQGDGSSFIRFAADTSKGKLQRR; encoded by the exons ATGACATGGTGCAATAATAACTCAGTTGATGAAAGAGCTATTCATTTAATCACAGCCAGCCCAAAAGAAACTACTGTTATAGATCCCAAAATCGATGAATTTCGAACCCTAACTTGCCCTTCTTGTGGCCATAATATTGAGTTACAAGATCAG GCAGCTGGTGGCATAATTCATGATTTACCTGGACTACCAGCAGGAGTAAAGTTTGATCCGACAGATCAAGAAATACTTGAGCATTTAGAGGCCATGGTATTGTCTGATATGCGTAAGCTTCACCCTCTAATTGATGAATTCATCCCAACAATAGAGGGAGAGAATGGAATTTGCTATACTCATCCAGAGAAGCTACCAG GAGTAAGCAATGACGGCCAAGTTCGGCACTTTTTTCATCGGCCATCAAAGGCATACACAACTGGAACTAGAAAACGCAGAAAAGTGCATACTGATGAAGATGGGAGCGAGACTAGATGGCACAAAACAGGCAAGACAAGGCCAGTTTTCATTGGTGGGATAGTGAAAGGATACAAAAAGATTTTGGTGCTTTATACAAACTACGGAAGGCAAAGGAAACCTGAAAAAACAAACTGGGTTATGCACCAATACCATCTTGGCAACAACGAAGAAGAGAAAGATGGAGAGCTAGTGGTTTCAAAGGTTTTCTACCAAACTCAGCCTAGACAATGTGGTTCCAGCATTAAAGATTCACTAgaccaaaacttgaaaaatcGAATTGGCCATGATAACACTACTATATCTAAGAACCCAGCTCTTGTTGATTACTATAATCCAGCTTTCATGTCTTATGATCATGGGAGCCATAATAGAGAAAGCCCACCTCAGTTAATCCCAAATATGGTTATTCAAGGTGATGGGTCTTCCTTTATTCGATTTGCTGCAGATACAAGCAAAGGGAAGCTTCAGAGAAGATAG
- the LOC131170458 gene encoding serine/threonine-protein kinase-like protein ACR4 produces MYSGDQIAYDFILALLLIIFIILGLILYFFCRKKPVESEETLSFKASAPTYPLTDIDAATDGFNHRRVIGKGRLGTVYAALLPREELVAVKRIHPSLVLSNAGCGFSSILKTLSLAQHPNILPILGFSQAPGERIIVMEFVDMASLDFHLHENSDAGFLLDWSSRLRVAAGAARGLEYLHERMAPNVIHGCFKASNILLDVKFSARVCDYGLSFLAPKERRYVAGCVDEEYWREIGGGPCKASDVYGFGVVLLELLTGRRNEEGLLVKWALPLIKENKFSELLDARLAIPSDTKPIIRLAKVASACISNSRKSRPTIVQVAAILNSLEAEVCA; encoded by the coding sequence ATGTATTCCGGCGACCAAATTGCTTATGATTTTATCCTTGCTCTTCTTTTGATTATTTTCATCATTCTTGGTTTGATCCTCTATTTCTTTTGTAGAAAGAAACCTGTAGAATCTGAAGAAACTCTTTCATTCAAGGCTTCTGCTCCCACATATCCATTGACAGATATAGATGCTGCCACTGATGGCTTTAATCATCGAAGAGTTATTGGTAAAGGCCGTTTAGGTACAGTATACGCAGCCCTATTGCCAAGAGAAGAGCTGGTTGCTGTTAAAAGAATACACCCATCTCTTGTTTTGAGCAATGCTGGTTGTGGGTTCTCTTCAATACTCAAAACACTGTCTTTAGCCCAACACCCAAATATATTGCCTATATTGGGATTTTCACAGGCTCCAGGGGAGAGAATTATTGTTATGGAATTTGTTGATATGGCCAGTTTGGATTTTCATTTGCATGAAAATTCTGATGCTGGTTTCCTGTTGGATTGGAGCAGCCGTCTGAGGGTGGCTGCCGGGGCAGCCAGAGGGCTTGAGTATTTGCATGAAAGGATGGCACCGAATGTTATACATGGGTGTTTCAAGGCCTCAAATATTCTATTAGATGTGAAGTTTTCTGCTAGGGTTTGTGATTACGGACTCTCCTTTTTGGCACCTAAAGAAAGAAGATACGTAGCAGGGTGCGTGGATGAAGAATACTGGCGTGAAATTGGGGGTGGCCCTTGCAAGGCAAGTGATGTTTATGGGTTTGGTGTGGTTTTGTTAGAGCTGTTGACAGGAAGGAGAAATGAGGAAGGGTTACTTGTGAAGTGGGCATTGCCTTTGATTAAAGAAAATAAGTTTAGTGAGCTTTTAGACGCTAGACTTGCAATACCTTCAGATACGAAGCCAATTATTAGATTGGCAAAGGTTGCTTCAGCTTGTATTAGCAATTCTAGGAAAAGCAGGCCTACAATTGTTCAAGTAGCAGCCATTCTAAACAGTTTGGAGGCTGAGGTATGTGCATGA